DNA sequence from the Sphingomonas sp. genome:
TTGACAATATGGAAAGCCATAGTACTTTCCATGATGGAAAGTGAGGAAATATGCAGCAGGACGACACAGACCCGGCAACGGCGCTGAGCCTTGCCAATACCGCGCGCAAACGGATCGCGGCCCGCGCCGACGTCCCGAACTGGTATGGCTGGTGCTACGGCATCTTCTGTGGCTTGCTGGTTACGGGCGGCGGGCTCGGCAACGCGCTTGGTATGAGCATGGTAGCCGTTGGCATATCCGGACTCGTGGTCATTTATCGGACCTGGGTCGATCGAACCGGTATCGAAGTGAATGGCTACCGCGCGGGCAGGACACGGACGATCGCGACCCTGCTTGCGATCGTTCTCGTCGCGCTGATGCTGGGCGGCATGGGCGCGCGCCTCCTCCTGGAACTGCCATGGGCGCCCTATGCGACCGGAATCATCGGGGCCATCTGCGCGATTATCGGGGGCTATGCCTGGGACCGCGCCTGGAAGGCGGAATTGCGGAGCGCCCGATGAGCATGGAGGGCATCGACCCCGTCATTCATGCTCCGCTCCGGTTGCAGATCTGCGCGATCCTGTCCGCCGTGGACGAAGCCGAATTCGCCCTCGTCCGCGAGGAAACGGGCGTCAGCGAATCGGTGCTGTCCAAGCATGTGAAGCAGCTCGAGGAGGCCGGCTATGTGAAGGTCCGCAAGGCGACCTTCGCGTCGCGCCAGCGCACTTGGCTCGGCCTGACCCCGGCGGGGCGCAAAGCCTTCGCCGCGCATCTGGACGCGCTCACCCGTCTCGCCGCCACGGCACGGCTGGCGGCGGAATAGGAAGCGGTTGACACAAGTTTGCGTTTTGTTCTCATGGGCAGATGACGCCCGAGCCCCTTTCCACCGCCGCCGCGCGCCGCATCGCACTGGCGGCGCAGGGCTTCGGCGCTCCTCGTCCCGCTTCGGTGGATCGCGGCCATCTGCGCCGGACACTCGATCGGATCGCGCTGCACCAGATCGACAGCGTCAACGTGCTCGCCCGCGCCCATTATCTGCCCGCCTTCTCGCGGCTCGGCCCCTATGACCGCGCATTGCTGGACAATGCCGCATGGGGACCGCGACGGCAGCGGCGCCTGTTCGAATATTGGGCGCACGAGGCCTCGCTGCTGCCGCTGGAGCTGCATCCGCTGCTGCGCTGGCGCATGGCGGAGGCCGAGCGCGGCGCGGCCGGCTGGAACGGATTGCGCGCCTTCGCGTCGGAACGGCGCGCGGAAGCCGAGGCGATCCTGGCACGCATCCGCGACGAAGGACCGATGGCCGCATCCGACTTCGAGCACGGCAGGAGTCGCAGCGGCTGGTGGGAATGGGGCGCCACCAAGCAGGCGCTGGAATGGCTATTCTGGTCCGGGCGGATCGCCACCGCCACCCGGCGCGGCAATTTCGAACGGGTCTACGATCTCGCCGAGCGCGCGATCCCCGCCGCGATTCGCGACTTGCCGGCGGCCGAGCCCGCCGAGGCGCAGCGGCGGCTAACGGACATCGCCGCCCGCGCGCTCGGGGTGGCGACGGCCGGCGACCTGCGCGACTATTTCCGGCTGGGGCTGGAGGAGAGCCGGGCAGCGGTCGCGGCGCTGGTCGAAGAGGGCGCCTTGCTCCCCGTCGCAGTCGAGGGGTGGCGGCAGCCCGCTTATCTCCATGCCGAAGCGCGCCGCCCGCGCCGAATCGCGGGCCAGGCATTGCTCGCCCCGTTCGATCCCTTGATCTGGGAACGCGGCCGCGCCGAACGGCTGTTCGGCTTCCGCTACCGGATCGAGATCTACACGCCCGCACACAAACGGACGCACGGTTATTATGTGTTGCCCTTTCTGATGGACGACGCACTCGTCGCCCGCGTCGATCTCAAGAGCGACCGGCAAGCCGGACGATTGCTGGTGCAAAATGCCCACCTGGAACCGGGCGCGCCACCGGAGACGACCGAGCGATTGGCCACCGAACTGACGACGATGGCCGGATGGCTTGGACTTGAACCGCCGATTCCAGAGGGAAAATGGTGGAGCCGAGGGGGATCGAACCCCTGACCTTCGCAATGCCATTGCGACGCTCTCCCAGCTGAGCTACGGCCCCGAACCTTTTCGCGCCGGGCCTGGGCGACCCGGGATGAGCGGCGCATTTAAGGGAGGCGCCGCCCGGTGGCAAGGGCGCTATTGCGTCCCGCCGATCCCCAGAGACTCAGCTCTCTTCGTCGTCCCCGGACGAGCCGGCCACGCCGATATCGTCGTCGCCGCCCAGATCGACTTCGTCGTCCGGATTCTCCTCGGCATCCTCATCGACGTCGATGTCCAGATCGTCACCGGCCGCCAGGTCCGTATCTTCCTTCTCGACCTCCGCCTCGGGCTTGGCCGATTCGAACGGCAGCGGCTGCTTGGACTTCAACACCGGCTCGGGCTGCCAGGCGACGCCGCAGGAGATGCAGTGGACAGGATCGTCCTTGCCGAGATCGTAGAAGCGGGTGCCGCATTTCGGACAGGTCCGCTTGGTGCCCCATTCAGGCTTCACCATGGGTGAAAGTCTCCGTCAGAAGAAAAGAAAGGCGGGCGTCCGGCCGCGCGGGTGGACACCGATCGGCGGGCGCCTTGCCACATGGCCAAGCGGCTGTCAAAGCCCGCCGCATGAAGCGCGCTTTCCGCCTCGTTTCCGCGCCCCGCGCGTCGGGGCCGGCATGATCGTCGCCGTCGACGGACCCGCGGCAAGCGGCAAGGGCACGATCGCCCGGGCGATCGCCCGCCATTTCGACCTGCCGCACATGGACACCGGGCTGCTCTACCGGGCGGTGGCGCTCAACCTGCTGCAGACCGGCGGCGATCCGGACAGCGAGTTCGCCGCCGCGCGCGCCACCGCGATCGAGCAGATCGATTTCGCCGATCCCGAGCTGAAGAGCGAGACGGTGGGCGGCATCGCCTCGCGCATCTCGACCTACCCGCTCGTCCGCCAGGCGCTGCTGGAGCGCCAGCGCC
Encoded proteins:
- a CDS encoding transcriptional regulator, which gives rise to MEGIDPVIHAPLRLQICAILSAVDEAEFALVREETGVSESVLSKHVKQLEEAGYVKVRKATFASRQRTWLGLTPAGRKAFAAHLDALTRLAATARLAAE
- a CDS encoding YcaQ family DNA glycosylase; amino-acid sequence: MTPEPLSTAAARRIALAAQGFGAPRPASVDRGHLRRTLDRIALHQIDSVNVLARAHYLPAFSRLGPYDRALLDNAAWGPRRQRRLFEYWAHEASLLPLELHPLLRWRMAEAERGAAGWNGLRAFASERRAEAEAILARIRDEGPMAASDFEHGRSRSGWWEWGATKQALEWLFWSGRIATATRRGNFERVYDLAERAIPAAIRDLPAAEPAEAQRRLTDIAARALGVATAGDLRDYFRLGLEESRAAVAALVEEGALLPVAVEGWRQPAYLHAEARRPRRIAGQALLAPFDPLIWERGRAERLFGFRYRIEIYTPAHKRTHGYYVLPFLMDDALVARVDLKSDRQAGRLLVQNAHLEPGAPPETTERLATELTTMAGWLGLEPPIPEGKWWSRGGSNP
- a CDS encoding TIGR02300 family protein, whose translation is MVKPEWGTKRTCPKCGTRFYDLGKDDPVHCISCGVAWQPEPVLKSKQPLPFESAKPEAEVEKEDTDLAAGDDLDIDVDEDAEENPDDEVDLGGDDDIGVAGSSGDDEES